In the genome of Dermacentor silvarum isolate Dsil-2018 chromosome 1, BIME_Dsil_1.4, whole genome shotgun sequence, one region contains:
- the LOC125947267 gene encoding uncharacterized protein LOC125947267: MEPIFASDDMHVSANGGAAFNGAASASHAVHAVNNISSWGNVIAANASRARKLARRDDLAAAKVVGIWLGCFFIIFLVVGIPNYIQKKMREAQENNERMSALEGIERRLSTGELRSSE, translated from the exons ATGGAACCCATCTTTGCCTCCGACGACATGCACGTGAGCGCCAACGGCGGGGCAGCCTTCAACGGGGCGGCCAGCGCCAGCCACGCTGTCCACGCGGTCAACAACATCAGTTCCTGGGGCAACGTGATCGCAGCCAACGCCAGCAGGGCACGCAAGCTGGCCCGCAGGGACGACCTCGCCGCGGCAAAG GTGGTGGGCATCTGGCTCGGCTGCTTCTTCATCATCTTCCTGGTGGTGGGCATCCCGAACTACATCCAGAAGAAAATGCGCGAGGCGCAGGAGAACAACGAACGGATGTCGGCGCTCGAGGGAATAGAGCGGCGGCTCTCCACGGGCGAGCTCCGGAGTTCCGAGTGA